TGACAGGCCTACTATTCTCACCTACAATCGTAATTACAAAGGGGGCAATGAAGAAGTGACCGAGAACGAGTACGAGAGCAAAATCCGAATACCCCGGCAAGAACGGAGCATCAAAACAAAAGAAACCATTTTGCAAGCAGCGATGGAGCTTTTTTCCGAGAAAGGCTATCATGGTACCAACACAAAAGAGATCGCTGCTGCGGCAGGTGTATCCACCGGCAGCTTCTATTCTTATTACAAAGACAAACGAGCCGTATTTTTAGATTCACTGATTATTTATAATAATACGCTCGTAGAGCGGATCGATACCTATCTTGACGGAGTGGACTTCCAGTCCATGGACAAGATTGATTTTATTCGGGAGGTAATCGATAGCCTTATATTCTCTCACAAGGTGTTTACCGAGTTCCACAAGGAATTAGCCGTGATGTATAATTCAGACCCTGAAGTTCAAACGCTTATGGATACACAATTTGAATTCGGACGCCGGAAAACTCTCGATTACTTATTAATGAACCCTGAGGAACTCAAAGTGGACAATCTTGAAGCCGCTTCTGTCGTCATATTTGAGACACTGAACAGAGTCGTGGATCTCATCGTCTTCTCTCCTCAAATTGTCGATGTCGAACAGCTAAAAACCGAGCTTGCAAAGATGCTCGTAGCTTATTTATATAAATAATGAAATCATGTAATCTGAAAACTCATTATAAATGTAAACAACGCAGCCCGATCAGGCTGCGTTGTTTACGTCTGTACTATCGAATTGTTTATTTCAACCGTTTAAGCTCCATCGGTGATGTATCGTGAACCAGCGCGACCTTATAGGAGCTAGAAATATAAGTTTCCGTTTTCGTCGTTGTAATGACCTGCGGATACATTTGCCCCGGCTTAGGAGAGAGCAGCTCATAATAGATGGTCGCTACCTGATCCTTGCCGAACTCCACCTTAGTAACGGCAATCCCGTATCCTGGGTTCGGCTGGTTCTCACGCTGTAGAATTACTTTGTTGATCTGGTCATTCACTTTTTCCATACTATACGTGACTTCGTCCTGCATCGGATCATCCGCTTTCCTGTGATTATCTACAAACTCGCGGCTATTGTAGACCCATTTTGCTGCTTCTATTCGGGTGAGAGGCTGTTTGGCGTGGAACTTGCCCGCATCATCCAGCTCTGTAATCTTCATAAGCAGCAAAGCTTGAACACTGTTAAAATAACTCGTCGTTACTTCATCGGCATCCGCGATCTGAATAAGCATAGCTATGAGTGGATAATCACCGGTCGCATGGATACCTTGCTGCAGCAGGATGGCGAATTGTTCCCGTGTAAGCTCCTTACTGACCGAGAAGCCTTGCGGCAATTCGATTCCATTGTCCGCCGCGATCACCAGCGACTCATCATACCAATGCCAATTTTTATCCGTATTTTGGGAACTCACCTGGTTATCAGGCTTGGCCTTCAATCCCAATGCCTGTACGATCATATGAACGCCCTGAGCCCCGTTCACCTTACCGAGCGGAACGAACTTATCCTTCGTCATCCCTTGGATAATTCCTCTATCCTGCAGGGATTCAACCATTCGCGCATCGTCCCCCTGTACATCATTAAATGCCGATGCAGCAGGAACAAGTAGGAGCGACCCCGTTAGAAGTGCCGCAACAGCCAGATTTAATTTCTTTATTTTCACGATAGATCACCTCTGCTCCCATAGACGTACACAGTCGCCAAATGTTGCACTATTTTCCCAGATCAATCTGGTTGAACAATTGCTCAGTATATTGCTGCAGTTTAATCTCCATCACCCTGGCTCATCGCAGAATGTCCGCAGCTGCCTGGTATGTACAACAATCCCACCTACCGATCAAGGTAAGTGGGATTGTTCAAGGTTTTCCGGATTCTCACCAGTCCGGACGGTAAGTTCCAATCTCTCGTGCATTAAGGCAAGTGTAATTCCAGCAGTCTATTGCTTCGACTTTTGGGATGCACCTTTAGAGGCTTTTGC
The window above is part of the Paenibacillus lutimineralis genome. Proteins encoded here:
- a CDS encoding TetR/AcrR family transcriptional regulator gives rise to the protein MTENEYESKIRIPRQERSIKTKETILQAAMELFSEKGYHGTNTKEIAAAAGVSTGSFYSYYKDKRAVFLDSLIIYNNTLVERIDTYLDGVDFQSMDKIDFIREVIDSLIFSHKVFTEFHKELAVMYNSDPEVQTLMDTQFEFGRRKTLDYLLMNPEELKVDNLEAASVVIFETLNRVVDLIVFSPQIVDVEQLKTELAKMLVAYLYK
- a CDS encoding protease complex subunit PrcB family protein — encoded protein: MKIKKLNLAVAALLTGSLLLVPAASAFNDVQGDDARMVESLQDRGIIQGMTKDKFVPLGKVNGAQGVHMIVQALGLKAKPDNQVSSQNTDKNWHWYDESLVIAADNGIELPQGFSVSKELTREQFAILLQQGIHATGDYPLIAMLIQIADADEVTTSYFNSVQALLLMKITELDDAGKFHAKQPLTRIEAAKWVYNSREFVDNHRKADDPMQDEVTYSMEKVNDQINKVILQRENQPNPGYGIAVTKVEFGKDQVATIYYELLSPKPGQMYPQVITTTKTETYISSSYKVALVHDTSPMELKRLK